The proteins below come from a single Garra rufa chromosome 3, GarRuf1.0, whole genome shotgun sequence genomic window:
- the sdr16c5b gene encoding epidermal retinol dehydrogenase 2, which yields MNFLLETLQVLFMSIVYSLEALVRLFIPTRKKNVSGEIVLLTGAGSGIGRLMALEFARLGARLVLWDINEDGNKETARMIKETHGARAYTYTCDCSDREEVYRIANQVKREVGDITILINNAGIVTGKKFMDSPDSLIEKSMEVNSLAHFWMYKAFLPAMIAANHGHLVSIASSAGLIGVNGLADYCASKFAAVGFAESMALELLAMGCDGVKTTIVCPFFINTGMFDGANTKWPRIMPILEPEYACRKIVDAVRREQVYLYIPRSIYLVIALKNLLPTKMGVLLGEYLGAFNFMAKFKGHGNKSK from the exons ATGAACTTTCTATTGGAGACCCTTCAAGTGCTTTTCATGTCAATTGTCTACAGCTTAGAAGCTTTGGTTAGGTTATTTATACCTACTCGAAAGAAGAATGTGTCCGGCGAGATCGTGTTGCTGACCGGGGCGGGCAGCGGCATAGGTCGCCTGATGGCCTTGGAGTTCGCGCGCCTAGGCGCGCGCCTTGTGCTGTGGGATATTAATGAGGACGGAAATAAAGAGACTGCTCGTATGATAAAAGAAACGCACGGAGCGCGAGCGTACACATATACCTGCGACTGCAGCGACCGGGAGGAAGTGTACAGAATCGCAAACCAG GTAAAGCGTGAGGTTGGTGatatcacaattttgataaaTAATGCAGGAATCGTTACTGGGAAGAAGTTCATGGACTCTCCTGATTCACTCATAGAGAAATCCATGGAGGTCAATAGTCTGGCACATTTCTGG ATGTACAAGGCATTTCTGCCAGCAATGATCGCTGCTAACCATGGTCATTTGGTCAGTATTGCAAGCTCCGCTGGACTTATTGGAGTTAATGGACTGGCAG ATTATTGTGCAAGTAAGTTTGCTGCAGTTGGCTTTGCTGAGTCAATGGCACTAGAGCTTTTGGCCATGGGCTGTGATGGAGTGAAGACCACCATTGTCTGCCCATTTTTCATTAACACTGGCATGTTTGATGGTGCCAACACAAA aTGGCCCAGAATTATGCCTATTCTTGAGCCGGAGTATGCGTGTAGGAAAATTGTGGATGCTGTTAGAAGGGAACAGGTTTATCTTTATATCCCACGAAGCATCTACCTTGTCATCGCTTTGAAGAA TCTTTTACCCACTAAAATGGGTGTGCTGCTTGGTGAATATCTAGGAGCATTCAACTTTATGGCTAAGTTCAAAGGCCATGGAAATAAGAGCAAATAA